A single genomic interval of Microbacterium sp. LWO14-1.2 harbors:
- a CDS encoding inorganic phosphate transporter → METAVLIVVLVIALALFFDFTNGFHDTANAMATPIATGALKPKTAVLLAAVLNLVGAFLSTEVSKTVSHGIIREDSMQGELFLPMIFAGLIGAITWNMLTWLLGLPSSSSHALFGGLIGATLVGVGVGGIDFGMVLSKIILPALIAPLTAGIIAFAATKIAYSITRRYDGKPDGRDGFRWGQIFTSSLVALAHGTNDAQKTMGVITLALIAVGWQNSEQADPHLWVIIACAVTIALGTYLGGWRIIRTLGKGLTEVKPAQGFSAESSTAATILASSAFGFALSTTQVASGSVIGSGLGRRGSTVRWRTAGRIAIGWLLTLPAAGAVGAVAALLVNWLGNWGIAIDAVLALAVIVGLFLRSRRDAVTSANAMSDVAESGLAVELPDTPPPTRRQQRIAQAKAEAKARADAREKAKAKSKADAKAKADAKAGAKSKQRAAEAPEKAPVVTDRADDTTGEEPR, encoded by the coding sequence GTGGAAACCGCAGTCCTCATCGTCGTGCTGGTGATCGCGCTGGCACTCTTCTTCGACTTCACCAACGGGTTCCACGACACCGCGAACGCGATGGCCACGCCCATCGCCACGGGTGCTCTGAAGCCCAAGACCGCCGTGCTCCTGGCCGCGGTGCTGAACCTCGTCGGCGCGTTCCTGTCGACCGAGGTGTCCAAGACCGTGTCACACGGGATCATCCGCGAAGACAGCATGCAGGGCGAGCTGTTCCTGCCGATGATCTTCGCCGGGTTGATCGGCGCGATCACCTGGAACATGCTGACGTGGCTGCTCGGGCTTCCCTCGAGCTCGTCTCACGCCCTGTTCGGCGGACTCATCGGCGCCACGCTCGTCGGCGTCGGCGTGGGCGGCATCGACTTCGGGATGGTGCTGTCGAAGATCATCCTCCCCGCCCTGATCGCGCCGCTCACGGCGGGCATCATCGCGTTCGCCGCGACCAAGATCGCCTACTCGATCACGCGCCGTTACGACGGCAAACCCGACGGACGCGACGGGTTCCGCTGGGGTCAGATCTTCACCTCGTCGCTCGTCGCGCTCGCGCACGGCACCAACGACGCGCAGAAGACCATGGGCGTCATCACGCTCGCCCTCATCGCGGTCGGCTGGCAGAACAGCGAGCAGGCCGACCCTCACCTGTGGGTGATCATCGCGTGTGCGGTGACGATCGCGCTCGGCACGTACCTCGGCGGATGGCGCATCATCCGCACCCTCGGCAAGGGCCTCACCGAGGTCAAGCCGGCGCAGGGGTTCTCGGCCGAGAGCTCGACCGCCGCGACCATCCTCGCTTCGAGCGCCTTCGGATTCGCTCTCTCGACCACCCAGGTCGCCTCGGGCTCGGTGATCGGCTCCGGTCTCGGTCGCCGCGGTTCCACCGTCCGCTGGCGGACGGCCGGACGCATCGCCATCGGCTGGCTGCTCACGCTTCCCGCGGCGGGTGCCGTGGGTGCCGTCGCGGCTCTGCTCGTCAACTGGCTCGGCAACTGGGGCATCGCGATCGACGCCGTGCTCGCTCTCGCCGTGATCGTCGGTCTCTTCCTCCGCTCGCGTCGTGACGCGGTGACGTCTGCGAATGCGATGAGCGACGTGGCCGAGTCGGGCCTCGCGGTCGAGCTTCCCGACACTCCTCCGCCCACACGCCGCCAGCAGCGCATCGCCCAGGCGAAGGCCGAGGCCAAGGCCCGCGCAGACGCCCGCGAGAAGGCGAAGGCGAAGTCCAAGGCGGACGCCAAGGCGAAGGCGGATGCGAAGGCAGGCGCGAAGAGCAAGCAGCGCGCGGCGGAGGCCCCGGAGAAAGCGCCGGTGGTCACCGACCGAGCGGATGACACGACCGGGGAGGAGCCGCGATGA